GACCGGCACATTCTAGCAACTTACCAGCTGGAGGAAGTGCTTCTCCCCAGTGGTGTGTTGGGGGAATAACAAGCGTTCCTGTTCTGCAGGGATCCACGGGAGCAAGACCAGAGTCTCTCCCTCGTCGTCAAGGAGACCGTCGCTGGACGAGATCAGGAGGAGCGTCAGAGATTCCCTGAAGGAGATTCTAGTCAAGCGGTAAGTAGGCACTCTGCAGGGTGGGTTTGGATGCTAGCTGGGTCACACTGCAGGGTGGGTTTGGatgctagctggctagcagGGTCACACTGCAGAGTGGGTGTGGatgctagctggctagcagggtcacactgcagggtgggtgtggatgctagctgggtcacactgcagggtgggtgtggatgctagctggctagctggctagcagGGTCacactgcagggtgtgtgtggatgctagCTGGGTCACACTGCAGGGTGGGTGTGGATGCTAGCTGGGTCACACCGCAGGGTGGGTGTGGATGCTAGCTGGGTCACACTGCAGGGTGGGTGTGGATGCTAGCAGGGTCACACTGCAGAGTGGGTGTGGATGCTAGCTGGGTCACACTGCGGGGTGGGTGTGGatgctagctggctagcagGGTCacactgcagggtgtgtgtggatgctagCTGGGTCACACTGCAGGGTGGGTGTGGATGCTAGCTGGGTCACACTGCAGAGTGGGTGTGAATGCTAGCTGGGTCACACTGCAGGGTGGGTGTGGATGCTAGCTGGGTCACGATGTAATCGTATATTCATCTTTTGTCATCTGAAGATGGCGCACAACTGCCTTTTTACTATCTCTGTCATAATCGCTTTCTTTTCTACTTTATGGCTGTGTGTAATAAACACTGTGACCTACAAAGCCAGTAGCTGTGTTCGAACCACCTCCTTCTCTTATCCGCAACGCCCCACATTTGAACCTCCATCTAGGGCCTTGCATGAGGCGAAAGCAAATGAAGCAGAACTTCTGGTTTCCGCTGCAATTTTTCCACTATCTCATCAGCATTTTGCAACTGCTAATAAAACGTGGTTGGCATGCGTGATTGCCCACTTTATAGCATGTCGATTCCACCGTCGGAATTAAGACACTCCAACTGAAAGGGTGTAGCAACATGAGTGTAGTGCACCGTACAGAGGAGGGGGCACGTGATGGGAAACAGCCGGTGAGCTCGTGCTCTGTGCCCAGGTTGAAGGAGTCGGACTTGAAGACGCCGCTGGAGAAAGCTGCCGAAGTTGCCAAGAAGACGGAGCGAGAGCTGTTCCACTACTACAAAGACACCGACAGCAAGTACAAGAGCAAGTACAGGAGCCTCATGTTCAACCTGAAAGATACCAAAAACAATGTGAGTACAGCGCCAGGGTCACTGCGCCTGCCGCCACATTTCTGTGCTTCTCACACTGACGAGGGTCCGTAGAGGGatgcagggggggggagaggagaggaggggggagaggaggggagaggaggggggagaggagaggagaggaggggggagaggagaggagaggaggggggagaggagaggaggggggagaggaggggagaggaggggggagaggagaggagaggaggggggagaggagaggagaggaggggggagaggagaggaggggggagaggagaggaggggggagcaggagaggagaggaggggggagaggagaggaggggggagaggagaggaggggggagcaggaggggaggggggagaggagaggaggggggagaggagaggaggggggagaggagaggaggggggagaggagaggagaggaggggggagaggagaggagaggaggggggagaggaggggagaggaggggagaggaggggggagaggagaggagaggagaggaggggggagaggagaggagaggaggggggagaggagaggaggggggagaggagaggaggggggagaggagaggaggggggagcaggaggggaggggggagaggagaggaggggggagcaggagaggaggggggagaggagaggagaggaggggggagaggagaggagaggaggggggagaggagaggaggggggagcaggagaggagaggaggggggagaggagaggaggggggagaggagagggggggagaggagaggagaggaggggggagaggagaggaggggggagaggagaggagggaggagaggagaggagggaggagaggagggaggagaggaggggggagaggagaggagaggaggggggagcaggagaggagaggagaggagggggagaggagaggaggggggagcaggagaggaggggggagcaggaggggaggggggagaggagaggaggggggagaggagaggaggggggagaggagaggaggggggagaggagaggagaggaggggggagcaggagaggagaggaggggggagcaggagaggagaggaggggggagaggagaggaggggggagaggagagggggggagaggagaggagaggaggggggagaggagaggaggggggagaggagaggagggagaggaggggggagaggagaggaggggggagaggaggggggagaggagaggaggggggagaggaggggggagaggagaggaggggggagaggagagggggggagaggagagggggggggagaggagaggaggggggagaggagaggagggagaggaggggggagaggaggggggagaggagaggagggagaggaggggggagcaggaggggggagcaggaggggaggttgTTTGCATATTCTTGGATGCAATTCTAACAGAAGAGGTGCAGGGGATATTTAAATATTTTGTCTATAGCCGTTGAGGAAGTGCTGTGTTGTTGTGATGTGACGTGCTGTTGCTGTGCAGGCGGGTTCTGTTGCCGTGGCTGTCTGCTGACTGTGTGTTCCCCGTGGTGTTGTGCAGGTGTTGTTCAAGAGGGTTCTGAAAGGAGAGATCTCCCCAGACCACCTGATCAGGATGAGTCCCGAGGAACTGGCCTCCAAGGAGCTGGCTGCCTGGAGACAGCGGGAGAACCGACATGTAAGGGAGAACCTGAGAACacagccctgtctgtctgggaacACGCCCTTAACCACCTGcgactaactgtgtgtgtgtgtgtggggtgtgtgtgtggggtgtgtgtgtgtgtggggggtgtgtgtgtgctcgtggaTCCAGACCATTGAGATGATCGAGAAGGAAcaaagggaggtggagaggaggcccaTCACCAAGATCACCCACAAAGGAGAGATCGAGATCGAGAGTCAGGAGCCAGCGAAGGCCCCGGAAGCCACTGTGGACAGCGGAGaggtagtacacacacacacccccacacacacacaccccacacacacaccccacacacccctcacacacaccacaccacacacacacacaccagcactgcCCCATCTTAGCTCATGTGTGATTCAGACCGtcacgtttgtgtgtttgtgttcagccGGAGCCTGGTTCCAAGGACGACCCTGGAGACATTCCTCCAGAGCTGCTAGCAGATGCCGGAAGCAGCAAGACCACCAAAGACACCACAGCCCTCCACAAGTCCCACCTGTTCGACCTCCACTGTAGGATCTGCACAGGTACCCAAGCCCTCCTCCTAGACAGCTACCAGCCCCAGGTCAGCCCTCCTCCTAGACAGCTACCAGCCCCAGGTCAGCCCTCCTCCTAGACAGCCACAAGCCCCAGGTCAGCCCTCCTCCTAGACAGCTACCAGCCTCAGGTCAGCCCTCCTCCTAGACAGCCACCAGCCCCAGGTCAGCCCTCCTCCTAGACAGCTACCAGCCCCAGGTCAGCCCTCCTCCTAGACAGCCACCAGCCCCAGGTCAGCCCTCCTCCTAGACAGCTACCAGCCCCAGGTCAGCCCTCCTCCTAGACAGCTACCAGCCCCAGGTCAGCCCTCCTCCTAGACAGCCACCAGCCCCAGGTCAGCCTTCCTCCTAGACAGCTAccagccccaggcccctcctcctATATGGAAGTGCTTCTATCTGGCCCTGGAAGTGTTAGCACCAGGGGTGGCTAGGCGTCCAGGCAAGGAAGTGTTAGCACCAGGGGTGGCTAGGCGTCCAGGCCAGGAAGGGTTAGCACCAGGGGTGGCTAGGCGTCCAGGCCAGGAAGTGTTAGCACCAGGGGTGGCTAGGCGTCCAGGCCAGGAAGGGTTAGCACCAGGGGTGGCTAGGCGTCCAGGCCAGGAAGTGTTAGCACCAGGGGTGGCTAGGCGTCCAGGCCAGGAAGTGTTAGCACCAGGGGTGGCTAGGCGTCCAGGCCAGGAAGTGTTAGCACCAGGGGTGGCTAGGCGTCCAGGCCAGGAAGGGTTCAATCCAGGGGCCTATACTACGAAGCAGGATTTAAGCAGGATTTGGGCCTGTAGACATCCTCAGCCCCTACACCAACCTGTAGACATATCCTCAGCCCTACACCAACCTGTAGACATATCCTCAGCGCCACATTTTCCATTGACTAACGTTGTTTGTTCCCGGCGTGGTTTCAGGCCGCATGGCCCCTCCTGTAGAGGAGGTTCCTACCAAGGTGGTGTCCACCACGGTGGTGAAGAGGCAGTCCTCGGAGGGGGGGCCCCggcccccggcctccccccGCCCTGGAGGACGAGCTACACATCAACGTCCTGGAGGACAACACTAAGACCTCCAGCGGCGAGGCCAGGTCTGTAGGCACgcatggccacacacacacacacacacacacagtcacacacctaAGCCACGCACAATTGTCATCTCTTGCTCTCCAACACATGTATTCGTTCATAAGTGTGTTTGTACCACAATTGTGAGACGAATAAACGTTTTCTTCAAGAAGTTACACATTCAGACCATCCCCTCCACTCAATCACGTCCAGTATTTCTTCCACACAAGCCAGTCACAGCtcttctgaagtgtgtgtgtgtcccaggtccgACTACACCAGATATGACGAGACTGTCTTCCTGGCAAACCTGAAAACCGCTGTGGAGAGGGTTTCTCAACATGGGCCGCCGTGGCCAAGATGGTCACCAAGATGTACCCGGTGTCCGGGGTCCTGGACAGCCTGAACGAGGTTAACGCAGCCAtgttttagacacacacacaagacacaatcTCCGTACGAAATGCAGAGCTCAACCTGCACCTGGTACTTTGCTGTAGTTGAGTCCTACCTAACTCTTGTCCTCGCTGCCCCTCCCAGGACCTGCCTGACAGCATCCAGGTCGGAGGCCGGATCAGCCCTCAGATCGTCTGGGACTACCTGGAGAAGATTCGCGCCACTGGCACCAAAGTGAGTCTGGGCCTGGGGAAACACTGCCTCGCGCTGAGGCACACTCACTTGCCTCAGGTGGAACACTTCTGATAAGGAGCCGAGCTTCATCTTAGATATAGAAACAACGAGAGAGGGACAAGAGAGACCGacaagtgatagagagagatttAGCGCTGAATGAATAAAGTTTGCATGAATTTATAGTTTTAAGTATTTTCCTTCAGGGAAGATAAGTTAATCCCCAAGTTTGCGTGCGAGTATGTGTTGTgcttgagggtgtgtgagagagagggtctggCCATCTGTTCACCATGTGTGTTCCTTCCCAGGAGGTGTGTTTGATTCGCTTCTCCCCGGAGACGGAGGAGGATGAGATCTCCTACACGCTGCTGTATGCATACTTCAGCAGCCGAAAGCGCTTCGGGGTGGTGGCCAACAACCTGAAGAGGGTGAAAGACATGTACCTCATCCCCCTAGGAGCCATCGAGAAAGTACCTCACCAGCTGGTCCCCTTTGATGGGCCTGGTAAGGCTGACACCACTCCCTGCAGCGTTGTAACCTGACACCACCTTCTAACATGACTCCTCACAACCTTGTTACTATTGACCATTTTATGATGATATtatttaccgtatttcttcgattaaacgcagctgcgtttattacacaatgttcatttttggtgcagcgtttattcaagggcagcatttattcgagggcggcgtttaattagtaagagatatttagtgaattgtagctgcagtgcagccatagacaaacaaataCAGTATTGTAGGCTAGCTGCGCTAGCATGCTAACGTGTCTTTAGACAAGCTTGCTAGTTAGCTACATTAAATGTTCTTAGCTAGTTTGAACAGTATGGTCTTCTAAATCACCGATTTAGCAACGAGtaaatgttagctagactagctaactatctcatctgctttttattaacgctgatttgcaaggaatgcaagctAGTGTAATTTGCTTAGTAAGGTATAttgatgtgatatttgaaacgtatttagctAGAAGTGGGCGCCCCTAGTGCAACACAAAGCAAAGAGAATGTTCATTAAAATAACATGCTGCTACTACCGTATTTCTTCCACGTTTATTACACCATGTTCATTTTTGTTGcggcgtttaatcaaagaaatacggtaatctAAAAAGTGAAGCCATCTCTCAGATTTGACCTTGTCTGTctcagttccccccccccccccccccccccccctgaccgtTGTTGTTAGTGCCTATgggcagggtgtgtgcgtgtctcaagTCGTCTGTTGTGTGTTCCTCCCCAGGTCTGGAGATGAACCGTCCCAACCTCCTGCTGGGCCTCATCATTCGCCAGCGGCCCAAGAGGGACTTCCTCCCCGTGGACGACAACGAGACGGCCCGCTTCGTCCCCGAGACCACGCCCCTGCCGGCCGCGCCCACGCCCAAACCCCAACCCGCCGAGGAGGACGCGACCACGTACCTGACCTCCCTTGCCGTCGCTCGGCCGAAAGACGAGGAGAAAGACGCCGAGCTGGAGGGCGCAGAGGCGCCCGCACCAGCCTCtcctgaggagggggagggggtgcttcAGGACTCCCTCAAGCCGCTGCGCTTCCTCCCTGGGGTGCTGAGGTGCTGGGGGGGCGCGCTGCCCCCCATGCCCGACCTAGCCGGGAAGACCCAAGCGGGGAGCGCCGACCCCCTGAACCCTGCGCAGATAGCCATCCCAGGGCTGGGGGACctgcccccgccgcccccccctcccaagccccccccagtccccaggcTGGACCGCTTCGTCATCAAGAAGAAGGAGCCCAAGCCGGCCAATCCGGAAGCGCAGCCTCCCAGCCCGGCGGAGAAGCCAGCCGGCAACGCCGCGGCCAATCACTCGGCGGAGTCGGTCTCTCTGAAAGACAAGCCGGCAGACGTCTCCACCAGCGCCTACCTGGCCAGTCTGTCTTCTTCCGGCGGCAACAGGGACAGCAGCCCGGCTAGCGAAGCGCCCTCCACGGAcactccctcccccgtcctcaAACCGGCTCCGCCCAGCGGCATCCTGAAGAAGAGCTCAGCCTACTCCAACTCACTCCCCGTCCCTGTTCTCCACACCAGAAGCTACCCCGCCCCCACAGCCAAGCCAGCCGGCTCCCCCAAGCCAGAACACCCACCCCAGGAGGGCGCCAGCTCTCACCCCAGCAGGGGGCCACCTGCCCCTAGCCAACCCTGCCCCCCAGCACCCTACCCTCCTGCAGGAGCCCCAGAGCACCCCAGCCCCTCCGCAGTGATGCCCCCCTGCAGCATCGCTGCACCTAACCCACCCCACATGCCCCCTCTGGTACCGGGTAGCTACGGTTACCCCAGCGCCGCCCCTCCCGTGCTCCCCCGGCCAGACCCCCAGAACCAGGCGGCTGTCTGGCCTTCGccgaccctcccccctccagggcaGGCCCCCTCCTGTGAGGGGCAGGGACACCCTGAACCCTCCGACCCTCCGCCTCTGTCCTCCACTAAAGAAGGACCTGAGAGGATGCtggcccagcctcagccccagccccagcctcagccccagcctcagcctctgtcccagcctctgTCCCAGCCACAGTCCTCAGCCTCGGCTGAGGACAGTGACAGCTCTGACAGACACAGGTCCCGCGAGTCGTCCCATCACGAGAAGAGAAGCCGACACtacgacagggagagagaccacgacagggagagagaccacgacagggagagagaccacgacagggagagagaccacgacagggagagagaccacgacagggagagagaccacgacagggagagagaccacgacagggagagagaccacgaCAGAGGGAAGAAGCACGACAGGAGCTATGAGGACAAGCACAGGGAAAGG
This DNA window, taken from Osmerus eperlanus chromosome 6, fOsmEpe2.1, whole genome shotgun sequence, encodes the following:
- the phf3 gene encoding LOW QUALITY PROTEIN: PHD finger protein 3 (The sequence of the model RefSeq protein was modified relative to this genomic sequence to represent the inferred CDS: deleted 3 bases in 3 codons), with translation MDIADTFNHLIPSDQLDDSLLIGQNLECEASNEFGAGLDQLEDSLKNMLSDKDPMFGSASSQFNLLDGDDPNFQIAGAAGGLEGPGAALGSAGAQTPQAETPRVKRPVGRPRKHPLGAPTDRGTFKPPNTKSPGRPGRKTMNKPQNTFLIEKGASVAQIRRDLHLGGRVSISDLDLGGWLSPVVVLRRLTVTVGGFRIELLPGPSYAEAAGAQTICLEEGVSYGGEVEYAVVPEPSASAETPAGLSAVQAGSRQDEVPLSLGPYVNPNDVQAANGTLCLAETKLHDQRVARKPGPASRTRDGAKKPPVVHNNNNNSDDKKVEAVSKVAAVNKVASNNNTSDKKRGLPDKKQLNLKQGLSSVKNKPLVSGRPSGMLKGPLKGPQQVPSKNPQRRDIQAIKALREKQGLLSLKRRMENLSARPAGKRPRLVDGRPVRMKPKALDPSRAPAKRDDHPVGPPGLSKPNPNPGSRPHPTPHPSPGKPHPSPGKPHPSPGKPHPSPGKPPHHPGNPGHHGNPGHHLNPGHHGNPGHHGNHPQKRTHSSADEESLEKPKVKKVEKPLLQKHKTRTSRSISVEEPQLFIPDNAPATAPATAPATKKEDAEEEQSGSETWDGTRNCGLCSKHHNNTFMVGCGRCDDWFHGDCVGLDLQKVQEMEAEDQMYVCLKCCAEERARVEESPAQGDGAKPEVHTKPEVHTKPEVHTKPEVQTKPEVQTKPEVHTKPEGHECKAGAKQKPCSPHPPTSGGVRPSRKDSGDRRQSTESKDSLRTGIHGSKTRVSPSSSRRPSLDEIRRSVRDSLKEILVKRLKESDLKTPLEKAAEVAKKTERELFHYYKDTDSKYKSKYRSLMFNLKDTKNNVLFKRVLKGEISPDHLIRMSPEELASKELAAWRQRENRHTIEMIEKEQREVERRPITKITHKGEIEIESQEPAKAPEATVDSGEPEPGSKDDPGDIPPELLADAGSSKTTKDTTALHKSHLFDLHCRICTGRMAPPVEEVPTKVVSTTVVKRQSSEGGPRPPASPALEDELHINVLEDNTKTSSGEARSDYTRYDETVFLANLKTLWRGFLNMAAVAKMVTKMYPVSGVLDSLNEDLPDSIQVGGRISPQIVWDYLEKIRATGTKEVCLIRFSPETEEDEISYTLLYAYFSSRKRFGVVANNLKRVKDMYLIPLGAIEKVPHQLVPFDGPGLEMNRPNLLLGLIIRQRPKRDFLPVDDNETARFVPETTPLPAAPTPKPQPAEEDATTYLTSLAVARPKDEEKDAELEGAEAPAPASPEEGEGVLQDSLKPLRFLPGVLRCWGGALPPMPDLAGKTQAGSADPLNPAQIAIPGLGDLPPPPPPPKPPPVPRLDRFVIKKKEPKPANPEAQPPSPAEKPAGNAAANHSAESVSLKDKPADVSTSAYLASLSSSGGNRDSSPASEAPSTDTPSPVLKPAPPSGILKKSSAYSNSLPVPVLHTRSYPAPTAKPAGSPKPEHPPQEGASSHPSRGPPAPSQPCPPAPYPPAGAPEHPSPSAVMPPCSIAAPNPPHMPPLVPGSYGYPSAAPPVLPRPDPQNQAAVWPSPTLPPPGQAPSCEGQGHPEPSDPPPLSSTKEGPERMLAQPQPQPQPQPQPQPLSQPLSQPQSSASAEDSDSSDRHRSRESSHHEKRSRHYDRERDHDRERDHDRERDHDRERDHDRERDHDRERDHDRERDHDRERDHDRGKKHDRSYEDKHRERSRHRGHSAEDRYGDRRKDRHHGDDYDSRHRDRHRHRRDSDYDKGRRSARDSHS